TCTTTTGTCACTTCTTTCACCAGGGTGACTCTCTCTTCCAGGGAGAAGAGCAGTTTCTTTTCTTCCCTTTTTGCCACTCCGACAATGACGGTGTCAAATAACTGGAGGGCTCTTTTAATAATATCAAGGTGCCCATTAGTGATTGGGTCAAAACTTCCCGGATAAACTACCCTCTTCATCTTCGCTCCTTTGGAGAAAGGTTATTTTTGTTTCTCCATAAACTTTACTTTTTACCACTCTTAAATCTTTTGGCAGATTAATCTCTTCCTTTTTATGATGTTCGGCAACGATTATGCCGTTATTCCCTAATAAATCAAAACGGACAAGTTCACCAATCACCTTTTCCACCATCCCTTTGCCGTAGGGCGGATCTAAAAAGATGAGATTAAATTTTTCCCCTTTCAAGTTAGGGATGGCTTTAAAGACATCCTTTCTCATGGGGTAGCAAAATTTTAATCCTTTAATGTTTTCTAAGAGGTAAGAGAAATTCTTCTTATCGCTTTCTACAAAATAGACTTCGCGGGCACCCCGCGAGAGGGCTTCAATTCCCATTGCCCCAGGACCAGAGAAGA
This region of candidate division WOR-3 bacterium genomic DNA includes:
- the rsmD gene encoding 16S rRNA (guanine(966)-N(2))-methyltransferase RsmD codes for the protein MFVTGGELKGKRLKYPKGKIRPTERIVKLAIFSSLGERIKGSKVLDLFSGPGAMGIEALSRGAREVYFVESDKKNFSYLLENIKGLKFCYPMRKDVFKAIPNLKGEKFNLIFLDPPYGKGMVEKVIGELVRFDLLGNNGIIVAEHHKKEEINLPKDLRVVKSKVYGETKITFLQRSEDEEGSLSGKF